In the genome of Populus trichocarpa isolate Nisqually-1 chromosome 10, P.trichocarpa_v4.1, whole genome shotgun sequence, the window ATTGCTTGCAGCTATCCACCAGAGAATTATACTGGTGCGAGTGTTTTATAACTGTAGCCGCCTATGAAATGGGTTGACTTTGGCCATTGAATTTTAATAGCTCTGCGGCCACCTGCCCTCCGGCTGCTCCCTGGACTTCCCCTTTTGAGATGAGAGCTAAGTCGCGCACGGCGCAAGCCAACTAAAAATAATCGTTGCATTGCAAAAGAAGCATTTTGATATCCGCCAGACAAAAAACATACAAGCAACTCTTGACCATATTTCGAGTAGAAATTTTCATCATATTATCCTACTAGTAAAACAAGTGAAAGGAGAGGTGTTTCATTGAATCCACCGTTATTGGAAGCCGTTTTACAAGATGGGCAAGGTGCACTAAAATGGAAATTGCTTGCAGCTATCCACCAGAGAATTATACTGGTTCGAGTGTTTTATAACTGTAGCCGCTTATGAAATGGGTTGACTTTGACCATTGAATTTTAATAGCTCTGTGGCCACCTGCCCTCCGGCTGCTCCCTGGACTTCCCCTTTTGAGATGAGAGCTAAGTCGCGCACGGCACAAGCCAACTAAAAATAATCGTTGCATTGCAAAAGAAGCATTTTGATATCCGCCAgacaaaaaaatacaagcaaCTCTTGACCATATTTCGAGTAGAAATTTTCATCATATTATCCTACTAGTAAAACAAGTGAAAGGAGAGGTGTTTCATTGAATCCACCGTTATTGGAAGCCGTTTTACAAGATGGGCAAGGTTCACCGTGTATACATCTGGATTAATCTTTAATCCCAAACTAGGGATTACGTGTGTACTAAGATATTATATATTGTCATCGCTCAATAAAACTGGCAATCAAGATCCAAGAACCATTCTTCGATTATTTTAATTCTGAACATCAAGCAACTCATGTAGCACCTTCATCTACATCGAAACATAGCCGAATTCAAGGATTATCTTTACAGCTTGAAGTGTATCAATGGAGATGTTCCATCAAGGCCATGATCATAGAAGTAGGAAAGATACTCATTCACTGTGGTTTCTCTATAAATTGGAGGGTTATATTCTGATAACAGCTCCTTGATCGGTCCATATAGCTTTGAGGATGGCTGAAAACTTGTGCTGAAAAAACAAGCAACTGATATTCTTGGACCTACACGGTTTGCCAGTACTCTGTGTTCCACACTTTTAAATTTGTCGTTCGATATCAGCTGAAAATTGAAGaggaatgaaaaaataaatcaaaatcatttctATTTACAAGCTCGCAAGACTTGAGTTTTCATGCTTTTTATACTGTTGAGAAGCAGAATCAGTAAAAAGTGATATCACTATTCTCTTATCAGATACCAGTTGATGGACTGAACAAACACAAAGTTTAGCGATCCTATAAAATGGAAACTAAGCTCCCCCTGATTTTGCAAAAATTTTCTCAAGTTTGAAGCCGAGCGTGACAAAAAATTTCCTACCAGCATCACATTTATATTGCAAGGAGGCGCGCCTAAAAGAGGACTTCCTTGTTGGCATGTAGCCAATTATCAGTATTGGTTGTTAACAAAGTGAGGTATATATCATAGTTTTGTTATGGATTATACGAAACTGATTATTCTGCCATAAGTACACTAATAAAGGAGAAACTTGCCTGCATAAGATCTCCAATATTGATCACTAGGGCTCCTGGAACAGGAGGAATATCAACCCACTGATCCTGATGAAGCATTTGGAGGCCTCCAATCTGATCTTGCAGAAGTACCGTGAGGAAGTCATTATCCGAATGCTTGCTTGTACCTAGAGTTAATTCTGGCTCAGGACATGCTGGATAGTAATGACTTATAAGAGCAAGCCCCTCAGCACAGTCCATCTTTTCCAGGTGATCTGTTTTTAGCCCAAGAGCCTCTGATAACAGCCCGAACAAAGAAATTCCTAGACTTGTAACTTGCTTCGAGAATTCCATCATTATATCTCTGAAATTTATAAGATACATTACAAAGATGTTACGACCAAAATAAACTCTAGACGCaacatttctattttctttctttgttttttttgtttccctaGTTAGACTTGGTAACTGTCCTATGATTGTTAATTGAGATTCTGGTTCTATTATTTTCATACCTGCAAGCTCCAGGCAATTCTTCAGGCTTGGGAGGATAAGGGGCCATGTAGGAGAAAAATGTATCCCTCCAATTAGCCACTGGTgctgtgtgcaaatcaaagttGCTGTTGTACACAAACCTTTTTGTGACATCTCGCGTGTAAAACTTTTTCTTCACTTCAACATCTTGCTCAAAAAATCTGCGTACACCGGCATCCATCTCCTCCAGAACACCCACAGGGATTCCATGATTGACCACCTGAAAGAAACCCCATGTCTCCGACGCATCACGAACTTTGTCAACAATCCCTTTACGCCTGATTGGATCTTTATCGATAGCTTCAAGGTCTATGACAGTGACATTAACTGGGTTCTTGCTGGTGCTTAGAGTCCTGTGCTCCAACCTTTCAGATGGATGGATGAAGATTTGAGGGACTTTTGAAACCCCAGCATCAACAAGTCCTTTAACACCAGCTTTTGTCTCGTCGAAAGCTTTTAATTCACTCCCTCTGTCATAGCTAGTTTCTTGAACAGAAATTTCAGCAGCCCTGCCACTGCCCACCATTTCTTAATTAGAGCACTGGATCTCTTatggatttttaaattatatgctgagcttttataaattatagtagATAAAGGACAAGCTTGCCTGCTCTGCCAGTGgctcatctttttattttaagacaGCCAACTTGCTTGAACTAGAATTATTGCAAGATGGGAGGCGCCGGGGCCACCACCACCAGCGTTGAATATCTTAGCCAACCTccaatgaaaatttaattcGGACAAAGCTCCggtagcttcttctttttttttaacatcaaccatGATAACTCATAAATCACGGTAAATCTtggacaattatttttaataaaaccaaattgttttttatttaaaaaaaaaatcgtaggaataaccatattaattttaaactggATTTGACTAAATTAATATGATATCAATAAAATCGGGTCAACTGACTTTTAACAAGTCAATGTCTgtatagattaaattaaaacccAGCCCCGTTCAAGTTCCTAGTCACGGATTTTTTCAGTAAATCCATCAAGACTGCTCGAGTTTAACAATAAAATGCAGCCATAAACAGTTGGCTATCAGGTAGATAGCTAACCTAGGTGCAAGAGTTGGGACAGTTCCATACTCGTACTATTAATCCTAAAAAGAAACTTACCTTGAATTTATTTCAGCATAGATTActcaagatatatataaattaaatacttGAGGGTCTAGTTCAGTGATCAACAAGTATAGTTTACATTGCTCTCGTCCTGAGTTTGACTTTTTATATACACGTCTGTCATCTCCGCGGTGCCTTACTTATCTACTGGACTTGCAGAATATTCAGTAGACCCGGGAAATAGTTGTGGTGCACACAAGCTAGCCCGGACAGCacgggttataaaaaaaaaaatatatatatatatatataaattgaattgaatatatatattaataaaaaaataatggcaaaAACAATACTTGCCAATTCAGGACTATTAtgaaattgtttgaaaatatcataaagtttattttttaaaatattttatttaaaaatatattaaaataatattttttttttatatatgatcatgtcaaaacaattattaaaaaaaaactttaaatatattaaaataatatttttttatttttaaaattttattttttatatttccatatcaaaaatatctaaaaatatttaaaaaataatttaaaactatacaataaaaaattttaaaagcgCAGTTAAGTCACAATAACAATCATAATCtagaataaaagaattttttattaaatcacaataataaaatattttagcttACTAAAACCGGCCTCGCAGGCAAAAATGACATAAAGATCtgcaagttttattttaaatgaaaacatagaacaaaaacattttagcTGCCATCACAAATGCCCTGGTCATTTACAAGACAACATGAATGGTTAGTTGGCTGAGGCCAGATTTTACCCTAGCTTTTGCTTACCATTCAAGCTTAAGTGGATGCGCAAAAATATACCAAGTGAAACCAGCTTCACCTTCAAAGAGGTTAACATCAACAACCACGAAGGAAAAGAGCAatgtatcaaaaataaattttaattttgaccaTTAATGACATAGCGGGTCAAGTAATCACaactgaaaaatgttttccttttcttcttctttcaagtCCCTAGTCTCTAAGTGAGGAAAGCTTCATACAAGCATACAAAACTAGATCTTCGacaaaaaacagaaatcaaGCCACCGAGAAAAAAGAAACCTTCAGATCATCAAAAGGTtagttttatgttgtttttgatTTGGGAGACTTTTTCTTCAGTTGCCTCCTTGGGATTGAGTTCTTCATGCCAATAAAAAAGAGCAATGCCCCAAACAGTGCCAAGTTCTGAAAAAGTAACAGAGCATAGAATCGCATTAATGGCTTATCGGAGACATGGAGCAAAGGTTAAATAGAACACCAGAAAACAGAAGACGAAAAGGAAAATTCTAATaagttaagaaaagaaagaaagaactccAAAGTCATGATATAATTCAGAACTGCTAACCTGTGCGAACTTCGCAAAGAGCAGATTAAATTCCTTAGTGTCAGCATCGTAGTTGTAAAAATCATACAATATTGGGGTAATGATGATCTGGTGCAAAAGCTGCGCaagaaaaacataacattttatgTAATTCTTTGGTCAAATTGCCAGTTTAATGCAAGATCAAATAGACCAGATGACGAACCAGAAGATAAGCTCCAACAGAACtgccaaagatgaaaagaaggCTTCCAAAAGCTTTCACAGATATAGCTGCAGCAACTGCATGCTTCATCTGTAGAAAACAACTCCAAGAGTTATGGCATTGAAGCAAACCTACTAAGGAAACAAAACAACCAGAATCAATGTAAAGTAATACACACTTCAAAATGTGGCACTTGAAACCCAGTTTGAGATGACACATGTTTTGAGAAAACATGGAATTTAGGCTCCAAAAGATGTGCTGCCGGCCCACCATTGGTACCAAATTCATTGAACCTACAATCATGAATAAGAGATAACGATTCCTTATGAAGAACTTACagtttagttaataaaaaatcatttaagcaGTAGCGAATAATTATGAAAGGAATCACAAACAGCAGAACaaccaaaaaaattcattgaaataatCAAAAACCATGTTGTCGGAAATTCAAACAACAGAAAACCAGCACAACTGATACATGACGTCAACATAATCACAAAGTAATTGCAGGATTGGAAAAGATATCCATCTCAGTAGAAGTACATCAGCAAAATGCAAAGTAGACGAATGTGCAAAACAAGTCACCATGGAACAAACATATAGCCCAGCACCGATACTCCCAAAAGAGAacattaaactttaatattGGCAATATGGTCAGAAAATCTCATTTTAACGCAGTTAAAAATGGGTGTTGCATGGACACACTTGACTTTACTGTAGTGGCGTGGCCACATCTAGAAAGCATCAAAATCAACAGCAttccataatatttataacacaccACTAATcaacaattaacaaaatcatGACAATCACAGCATACTCTAAAGATTcacaaaatattcattaaatacaacaaattaAACAATCTAACCAAGATCtacttttattaattaattgtcatgccaaataaaacaaaacagttAATAGTAAAagaataaactaattaattcagGTTTAACCTCAACATTTATAAACCGAAATTCAAAACTGCTGAtacaaaataaagagaaatgaaaTATACTACCAGATCTATCTAAGGCTTTGCTTTAAAAACAGAGCATCAGAATCTACAAGAAGGTATGTGGATAAGCAAAACCCTAACTTTAACATCACTACACAAGGCAGTATTTTTAAGGAGAAAAGGAAGAGCGGATCTGGTGGAGGGGAGAGGAAGAGGCTTACTCTTGCCAAGCAGAGAGAATGAAAACAGAGGCAAAGAGAACTCTCCCGACGAAAGAAACGAAAGCCATTACTGTACGGACGGAGACAGGCTGCTTCTCAACTGATGTCCTAAACCAAAACTAATCTTTAAGGGGGGGTGTGGGGTTTGTGGGGGTCGACACAGAGAGGGAGGGGGAAGATTTAAAaggagcaaaacaagggatggcGCTTTAAACAGAGACAGCCTTTGTTAAAGGACTGAGATTTTTTTACTTCGGCGCCTAAAAGCTATGCTACCTGTATGCTCACTTGTGAGAGTATGGAAGGGTAGATTACTCGCTATATTTGCTGCGCTGgctttttatttcaaactttACACGTATAGTGACCAATCAGGTTTGTTTAAGAAATGACGTGTTTCTTCATGATCGCGAGTTTATAATTAATGCCTGCTTGGCATTAATGCtgattttcatcaaaatttatttttttatttttttaattgattcaatatactaatatttaaaataaattttaaaaaataaaaaatatattattttagtatatttttaaataaaaaagacactttaaaataaattttataccacattttctcttgtttttgcaGAATATTAGCCTAGTATTgagaaatgaatttatatattattatttatctatctctcttattttttcaagagaCGTTGAATAATTTGAcaattccattaaaaaattatatgatttttctatgaTGCTTCTATTTTATCAAATCTCTTAGAAGGTGTATAAAGACTgggatttctcttcttttaggtcaaaattcaaatgattttttcttatagatTTTATTGTGCATTCATATTGCTGATTAAGTGACGTCAATTTCTAATAACCAGCTCTGAATTCAATTCAACCGTTAAAATCACTGTCAATTTCTAATCTCGAATTAAGAAACTACGGCAATTCTATggtcaaaagaaagaaagagagaaacaattTTCCCATCAAAGTGTTTGTTTCcggcatttttttattatttttttaattaacataaatgtTTTGGTTAGttaatacttattttaattaatactactatctctaaaattaataattatataagtttcagtaataatttttaaaaactaaacttAAAATCTTATCCATTAAACTgcatcttatttttattattattattctcgtCATGATtagcgggaaaaaaaaaactagactaGTGGTGTGCTAAATTACCATTGGCTTTTGGCATCGTGAACTTAGAACCTGAGTTCACAGCAGGAACGTGTCAGGAATGGTTGCCACGCCacgatcaattaaaaaataaaacactgttcactcgaaaaaaataattaaaaaatatttggaaatgCAATTTCGATTGGCAAAGAATCGGCGTTACTTCGTTCAAAAGTAGGAGCACCTGCCAAGAAATCAGATCTAGagaacaacaataaataaaacgaaAGTTTAGAGCACGTAAAAAAGACAATTCTAAAATATAGTTCCtttatgtgtttcaaaaatacttttaaaaaaatttaaaaattttttattaacttcaaattagtatgtttttagtattttcaaattattttgatgtgctgatattaaaaataatttttaaaaaataaaaaaatatcattgacatgtattttaacacgaaaaactatttaaaaagcaaccacaaatACCCTACCATACAAACTCTAAATCAAAAGCAATTGCAAAGAAAGTTTTATAGAATTCATAAAAGGGAAGAAAACCATAAAGCTGTGAATGAGTCAGGCCGCCATCGCCATGTTCCCATCGATCGGATCCcattattattcaattaaggCTGCCTCGTCTACGAAGCtgaacttcataaaaaaaaattaatgaggaAAATGGCAGGTAAGGAGCCAAACCTCTTCAAGAAAAGTGATGGCGCACATGGATATAACAACTCACCTGCATCTACATGACAGAAGATTAAAGAATTCCaacattatttgatttatataaaaatgataattgctccatattttttaaaaaataatagagacacttatatataaaatagatccatgattagattttttaataaaaagtgatACCTAGCCTTGCCCGCTCCTCGTGCATCAAATTCAATGCAGGCTtcccaaacaaaaacaacacgaaaatatttttttaattatttttttaacataatcagCTTACAATTCCAACAGGGCGTGCCAATAACCCGATTATGCAGAAGCAAAAGAAAGGATATTAATTTCGAGAGCGGAAGCTAAACtggttaaattttaagtttaatttttaaaaattactagttcaagtcttataaattttaaattcactaaaaatttatataattattaattttaaaactcataatGAGTCGAAAACTTAAGCATGCTTCACCCTTTCTTCAAGGTTAGGATGCAAATGCTGGATCTGGTGGCATTTTCAACGATGATGTCCTAGTAGAGGAATAATATATAgaggaataatatatatatatatcatcaaattATATCAACAAATATGAACCGTTTATTGTAAAAGTCCAATGATGGGTAACCTGTTCAGATTCTCaacacataacaaaaacaattgaaatgcAAATTCATTGTAGCCacgtttatatttttctattcagtGTAAtgacttctttattttttccttgaaaaaattaCTTATCTTTGAATTAgagatatttttgtctttttgcattgtaaattagttattattagtttatttgAAAGTATTATAAGGTTTTCCCATGTATTAATGGATAATTAAATAACCAAAATGTCCCCCAAACCAATAAAACTTACATTGTCGGGTAGGGGTGTTTTTGCCTTTTACTTTTTGTACGGTGGAATTATGCTCATGTCCTtggaaccaaaaaaataacaaatggaATAAGAGTAATAGGGGTTTTTTCCCTTGAGTATTTTGTTGATTGTTGGTTTGATTAAGTGCAATAGCATCATtcatcatttaaataatatatttaaaaaatatgtattgttAGCGCAAGGGAGACACCACACACTCTAAGCACGCGTGCGCGAAATCCCCTAatggttaaaaatatgtttttgtcatctcatttttttctttgtcgtcttctctttcttcttgggTGGCACTTATAGGCTTACGGTCACCGATTTGTCGTCagttgaccttttttttttttctctcttaccCTGAAAAATAAGTTATGGTTCTCATTGTTATTGGTCTTTCAAATTCAATCCTTTGGTTTTGATTTCTGATTactgtcctttttttttgttaaacttttttttgtttttaatttaatcattcaatctTGATaagtaatatatattgtttttcaatttggtcatttctcttttgtttttttagttttt includes:
- the LOC7498019 gene encoding uncharacterized protein LOC7498019 is translated as MAFVSFVGRVLFASVFILSAWQEFNEFGTNGGPAAHLLEPKFHVFSKHVSSQTGFQVPHFEMKHAVAAAISVKAFGSLLFIFGSSVGAYLLLLHQIIITPILYDFYNYDADTKEFNLLFAKFAQNLALFGALLFFIGMKNSIPRRQLKKKSPKSKTT
- the LOC7498018 gene encoding 1-aminocyclopropane-1-carboxylate oxidase homolog 1 — translated: MVGSGRAAEISVQETSYDRGSELKAFDETKAGVKGLVDAGVSKVPQIFIHPSERLEHRTLSTSKNPVNVTVIDLEAIDKDPIRRKGIVDKVRDASETWGFFQVVNHGIPVGVLEEMDAGVRRFFEQDVEVKKKFYTRDVTKRFVYNSNFDLHTAPVANWRDTFFSYMAPYPPKPEELPGACRDIMMEFSKQVTSLGISLFGLLSEALGLKTDHLEKMDCAEGLALISHYYPACPEPELTLGTSKHSDNDFLTVLLQDQIGGLQMLHQDQWVDIPPVPGALVINIGDLMQLISNDKFKSVEHRVLANRVGPRISVACFFSTSFQPSSKLYGPIKELLSEYNPPIYRETTVNEYLSYFYDHGLDGTSPLIHFKL